The following proteins come from a genomic window of Yinghuangia sp. ASG 101:
- a CDS encoding Hsp20/alpha crystallin family protein: MLMRTDPFRELDRLARQLMGPGTWSRPSAMPMDAYREGDEYVVAFDLPGVPADAIDIDVERNMLTVTAERRPVAKADDVQMELSERPLGVFSRQIVLADTLDTERIQADYDAGVLTLRIPIAERAKPRKISVGVGSGHKEISR, translated from the coding sequence GACCGGCTGGCGCGGCAGCTGATGGGCCCGGGCACCTGGTCCCGCCCGTCGGCGATGCCGATGGACGCCTACCGCGAGGGCGACGAGTACGTGGTGGCCTTCGACCTTCCGGGCGTCCCGGCGGACGCGATCGATATCGACGTCGAGCGGAACATGCTCACCGTCACGGCCGAGCGGCGGCCGGTGGCGAAGGCCGACGACGTGCAGATGGAGCTGTCCGAGCGGCCGCTGGGTGTCTTCTCCCGCCAGATCGTGCTGGCCGACACCCTCGACACCGAGCGCATCCAGGCCGACTACGACGCCGGGGTGCTCACCCTGCGCATTCCGATCGCCGAACGCGCCAAGCCCCGCAAGATCTCCGTCGGCGTCGGATCCGGCCACAAGGAGATCTCCCGCTGA
- a CDS encoding DUF2267 domain-containing protein: MKERGEYHAPEEAERATRVLLALVGAHLVGDIRAQPATRLPEEFALIPLNPPTSAQPPPRSGSNGKLMTRPVAAGRHPRR, encoded by the coding sequence GTGAAGGAACGCGGCGAGTACCACGCTCCGGAGGAAGCCGAGCGTGCGACCCGTGTGCTCCTCGCCCTCGTCGGCGCACACCTGGTCGGCGACATCCGCGCCCAGCCGGCGACGCGCCTGCCCGAGGAATTCGCCCTGATCCCGCTCAACCCGCCGACCAGCGCCCAGCCACCGCCCCGGAGCGGTTCGAACGGCAAGCTCATGACCCGTCCGGTCGCGGCGGGTCGGCACCCCCGGAGGTGA